One Podospora pseudopauciseta strain CBS 411.78 chromosome 4, whole genome shotgun sequence genomic window, TACTACCTATTTGAATCCAAACATGTCTCAAAGGGCTCACCAGTGAGAATCCAGCAGCTACGACTGGACAGGGCAGGAGAGAACCTATTGCAGTTTGCCACATTCTGGATAGCCACCGCGGTCGGGATATACACGCTGGCGAGCATCGCGCTTGGGGTTGCGTCAGTGGTGTACGCTGTCAAGGCGTACGATATGGGACTCAAGCAGTACCAGGTGCCGGTTTGGCAGTTTTGTCTTGATCTCGAACAGGCAAGCGACGTAGGGAAtaggaggtggagggagtTTTGTTATGACGATGACAGGGGAGTGTAATTAACTACTACCAAACACAGACGCTACATCGACTTCACATCTCACCGATTATGGCTTCCACCCCCCAGTCCGATTCCTAAACAACCCCTCCggatcaacctcctccgccacctccctcgccaacgcCCTATTCTCCGGCTTCAACCTCCCGAAATAATCCTGTCTGTAGAACCCATAGTTCATAAACACCGGCAAGTCAACATTATCAGGTAATTTCCCCTCCGCCTGCCAGCTCAAGACCCTTTCCCGAATCCCGGTATATGTCTCCTGCATTTTGCCATCCATAAGGGGGTAATCCAACGGGTTGAGAAAAGCATAATTCATCTCAATAATCAGCTTATCCGCATCAGGATCAGCATCGATCAAATCAGGGGACTTTTCCCTCGCCGCGGCAGCAATGCGTTTAGGGAACGGTTGGTAGGCTATGCTAGCCACAATCCCGGGAACGGCGAGcgtggtgagggagatgttTCTCCAGTGGGCGTGGATTCCCTCCAACACTTCGACAGAGTGAGTCGTGGACGGCAAGGGGATTGTTTCTGTCCCGATTTGGACTTGGAATCCTTTCAGCACGACCCAGTTGGAGAAGGTCATTAGGTCGGCGTAGGTGCGGGTTCGGGCGGTGTTGGCTATGGGGCCGATGGAGGTGAAGTTGGTGAAGGTTCCTGCGGGTGGGGTAGGGCCGTCGTAGAAGAGAAAGAGGATCCAGGAGTCGACGAGATTGACTTGTGCGCGCTCGGCCGTGACGATGACGGCGGCGCGGTCGTCGGTGTTGTATTCGGTGAAGTCGCGGACGGCTTGGAGGATCTTTTTGTCTGTGGCTGGGGtgcggaggaagaggaggttaCCGCCCCAGACGTTGCCCTGTGGGTAGGCTTGGGTTTTGTAGTTGGTGACGATGCCGAAGTTGTTGCCGCCGCCTTTGAGGGCTTTGAatagggaggggtggttggttgcaGAGGGGTAGGTGATGGTGCCGTTGGGGAGGACGAGTTCGTATTCGAGGACGGAGGAAGCAGACCAGCCGTGTTGGGCGGACATGTATGAAAGACCTCCACCGAGCATGAGACCGCCTGTGCCCGTGTTGCCGATGCGGCCGCCTACAAAGGTCCAGCCGGTGCCTTGGAGCTTCTGGGCCAGGCCGTCGAGACGGTTGCCGGGACCAAAGTCGAGGATGCCGGTTGCAGGATCGAGGTTGGCATGGTCGAGGTTCTGGGTCGAGATCAAGGGACCGCCGTCAACAGAAGCGTAGTAGTTGTTCGGGGAGTGGCCACCGGATTTCACGGCAAAGTGCTCGTCGTTGGTGTTGAGAACCGAGATGATGGTGGATACTTCGGCTGCAGACTTTGGGAAGATGATGCAGGACGGCTTGAGGGCGCTGCAGGATGCGGACCAGTACTCGGTTTGCTCGGCAATATATGTCGGCGAGATGGGTGCCGAGACTTCGATGTTGGTGTTTGCTCGAAGCTCAGAACAAGTATCTCCCTTCACCACCGAGATCAAAGAGGCAACGGCCACGAGGGAAGCCACGAGGGACTGCATCTTGAATTCTGACTTGAAGAAGACTCGATGGGCCAAATGGTACTAAGATCCTAAATGCTTTTGGTTTCACTGACCCTTTTATCCTTGCTGTGTTCTACTTGACCCTCTTGTTATCGTCTAGACAAAGTCAACAATGACGTGACGTCCAGTGCTATCCCCAAACGGATTTTTCTCCGTCCTGTATTCCGGCAAGATCACCGTCATCTTGCATTCGAGCCCCCAAAACGGGCAGATGCCCCCCTGGCGGGAGTTTGGATAAGGAGAATGGAACACGCAGTCAATAGTGAGACAATAACGGcgtgaaatggtgagaaaagtCGGTAGCGAGCATGAAAACTGCTGGCTTACATGCAGGGCGATACTAGAACCTGGTTTTAGGGTATAAAGCCTTGGTAAGTCTGCCATGAACCCACCGCATTGTCAGCCTTTTCTCCGAACTTACCTCAACCATACGGCGGCAGTTGGCTGCTGTGTCCTATCACTACCCAAAGTCCCGTGCAGGCTACGAACTGACCTGAGCTGGCGACTTCAATCAAGAATGGCTTTCTTTTGAGGTTGACGATACGACGGAATGGTCAGGTCCCACAATATGATCGCCATATTAGGCCCTGATCAGCGGGTATAACCGTTCTTCGATCCATTTGACAACAACTGACAGCTGTGACATGTGGGGCTGAGAGGAGCAGAACAGTTGCATTTCTGCGTACTTCGGCCACAGAATCCTGTTTCTCCAGGGCTTGGTTCTTTTGGTGTATCTGGTGTTACCCAAAGTTACCTTGAGCCAGCTCGTCTGAGTTGCCGGGAGGATGTGATTGGCTTGGCCCCAACTTGACGTTGGCAGAAATCTTCAGCTCTAGCTGCAAAAACCGACTAGCTTGCGTTCCTTGCGATGATCAGTTCTGAATCCGTGGATGTTCAAAAAGAAGGTCTGTCCCGCCCCATGCTCGAGCAACGCCAGATCCTGCAAGTCTTCCTATCTAGTGGCAATCTTTTTCCTGGAAAGGAAAGGTGGGCGTTTCTACAGCGAGCGAAGTTACCTCGTCACCATCAGACCACCTTTTCAGCACAGCACAATGTTGGTTCTGCATCAGGATGTTATTTGCTTGGCGCAGACTTCAAGTTCACTTTCACGATAAGCAGAGCAAAAGGTCTTCATTCAGGTAAAACGGAGGGACACAATAACTAACAGGAATCAAGAGTGGTAGGAAATCTTTGACGCCTGGTCCAACAGTTTTGCGCTAAGATACCGAGTCAAAAGGGGGGGTGTCTCAGCTGCAATTTCCACTGTCCTTCTTAGGTCCCAgcctctccaccaacagcaagCTACGACAGGTGTCAACATCTGTAAATCTTCCGTAGTATAGTGGTCAGtatgtgagcttgtcatTCCAACAACGCTCGAGACCCGGGTTCAATTCCCGGCGGGAGAGTCAAACCACCATATCATTTTTGCCATTTTTGCCCTTCTCTCACTCAGTCCATTCACCCTCTTTTTGCCAACATTAGAATAGTTACAAATATGGCCCGAGAATTTCCATCGTGTGCCCCCACAACTTCTCCTGCCCCTTGTCACGAAGCTGATCCACCACTTTCGTATTAGGCGTACAATCGCACTTGTTGCTAACAAGAAACAACCCTCCCACGGTAGCTCTACCCGCCTTACCACTCCACGGCACACCGCGCCCCCCAAAAGCAGCGCTGGTGCTCTGAAACAAATGTCTCTGTCCAGACTCCTCGTCAGAAAAGGCCACCAGCCAGTTCACCCCCTCGATAAACCGGATAAAAGCCCATCCTAAAATTGACTTTCCATCCCAACCCCGTCTTACATTCCCTGTATCCACCGCCCCAGGCAATGAATGTACAAAGGTCACGTTGGGGTTCTCCTTGGCTAACCTATCCAGCATAATGGTGTTCATCCCAATATACTGCGGCCTCGCCCTCCAAATAGTGAAATTCCCCTCCTTTTTCAACTCCCAGTCTTCCATATCGAGAAAGTAGGTTGtctccatccccccacccaaaacACTAACCACCCTTCCACTGTCCAACAaagggagaaggtggagaATGAAGAGCATGCGGGAGTAATACTCCAACGCCTGCGCCACCTCATGCCCTTCGGCAGTTTCTTTCCGCTGTCCCCCCCAGGGTGCGAAGCCGGCGGAGAGGAACAACAAGTCGATTTTGGATTCAACGGATGAAATGAGGCTGCACACTCGTTTTACGTCGGCAAGGAGGGAGACTTCCGCTTCGGTGAAGATGATTTCTGCTTTAGGGTTGAGGGTGTGCAGTTCTttgatgaaggggagggtgcgTGATTGGGAGGGTTTTCGGCCGAGGAGGTAGATTTTGATGGGGGTGCCTGTTGCGACCAGGGCGCGGATGGTGAGCTTGCCTATGCCGGAGGTGCCCCCGACGAAAACGGCGACgcggaggggggtggtggaggtggtgatgagggcgttggaggagaggatttCGGTGTAGGAGACCATCGGGAAGAAGGCGTAACAGGTGCTCTGCGAGATGAAACTCTGACTGTAAGGTACCTTAGTTGACATATACGTTCAGTTTAACTTTCTGAGCTGAAAAATgaggccatggtggtggaaaCAAACCAGGGCTCTTTCAGCACTCGTAATGTTGAGGATCTTCGGGCTCCGGGGTTCTAACCAACCCGTTACACCAAATGCGGACGAATCATATGGCTAACAAGTTTCCGCGCGGGATGCGGCGCAATGAATAACCATGGTACAATTCGGTGCCTTTTTTCGCCGGCATGTCAAAACCGAGGTGCTTTGTTTCTAGCCTGGCGTCGTACAATTCCATTGTGAGTTGCTGCGCAGGATCAAGGTCAAATGCCTTCGAAGCAGTGGACAAGAGTACATTTTATCCGCCGGAAGGATCTTAAGCGTCGAGGTAAGATGCCCTACGAGGTCTGTTGATGTGTCCAACGGTGTCATAGCATATATCACAGAAAAGGCACCATACGTAAATTTTTACTGATTTTATTGTGCAAGTAAAGAGACATCGCTACTGGCTTCAAAAAAGACTGACCCAAGTCCCTATCCACCGCAATCATCTAAGCCACCCAGAGAAACCCTAACTCACCACGGGCCTTATCCTTCTCTCCAAATTCCAAAAAACTCCAAAACAATATATGCACGCTGAAACAAAAAGAGGTAAGAAAACACAAAAGGAGAAGACTTCACGGGTATCatgacacacacacacatgcgCTCACACACCACTTCAACCCCCTACCGCTTCTTGGCATGTCGCTTCGAGTGTCGGGCAACATTATCTGCCCTCCCCTCGTAGTCGCACTCGGTGCACCTTATCCGCTCCGACCTGGTGTTGTGTTGCTGAGCGTACTCGGGGTGTTTCGCCCACAAGTGCCGACCAAGCGCGCGCTTGTCAAGGTGTCCCTTGCCACAGAGCTCGCATCGGAATGGCTGGCGGTGTTTACGTTCGTGTCTCTTGAGATCAGACACTTTGTCAAAGGTCTTGGAGCAGTTGGACTCGGAGCACGAGTGGATGTGAGGAGTAGAGGGAGAGGTGATATCGGGAGAAGCCCCAGTGGTAGCCGGAAAGGGTGAGTCGAAAATGGGAGGGCTGTAGCTGAATGTCGGAGAGCTCTCGTGAACAGACGACGTGGGGCTGAGGGCGACGCCGAAGTGAGAAAAAGGCGTTGTAACATCAGGCACGAAGGTGTTCAGGTTCAAGTTCATATCGACAGCAGGGAAGAGCGTAGCGTCCATaaagggggtgaggagaTCGTCCGTAAGGAAGTCCTGAAGGGGCAGAACAACTTCGGGACAGAGATCCGACCGGCTCACATGGCCAAAGTCTTCGAGAAGGGCTTCAGCAGGGCTGCCTGTGAAAGGGGTACCAAACTCGTTAATCATGGAGGACGAGGGCGAAGTAAACAATGTGTTATCCACTTGACCTGTCATCATCAACGAGTCCCACGGGTCGGCGGAGAGTGTGCTGGGTGAAACGGAGGAGTCGCCGAAGGCGGGTGTAAAgagtggtgtggtggtgaattGGTAGTCGAGCTGACCAGCCTGAGGAGAAGGCATGGCCGTCTTCGGAACCCACACCCACTCCCCCTGTTCCTCAGATGGGACGCAGGGGGagtggggttggggggagtaAGCGTTGGTGGACATCGTGAAGACCCAACTCACGGTTGATGTGCCGTGAGCTGGAGATGCTATTTGGTGGGGTTGAAATTGTTTGGTTTCGGTTGGTTGCAGTTGCGATTGATGAGCGTTGTTGATTGGTGGCGGCGAGCAAAATTCTTTTGTCAAGACAGCAGGTTTAGGTTGGCGATAGCGGGCAGGAACCAGTTTAACGACGTAGTTCTAGGTCGCGAAGCCTTCTAGGCCTCTAGTTGCCGCATCCTTAGATGTTGGTGAGTGCTATCGTCTGCCCGAACAGGACTGATCCTGTTGAGGTCGCCGTGTCCAACTCGTTGCCTCCATCCAAACGCTGATGTGGAGAACCGCAAAATGGATCTTCAACTAGTAGTCGAAGGGAAGAATTGTCTCCTCCGAGACCCCAAAAATGATATTCTTGACGAGTCTGCCGAGTCGCAATTTCATGCCGTGGTTTCATCTTGACATAGCAGAAGTCGTGGGAGGTGCGTTGAACAGGAGTCCGGGATGCCCAGGATTGAGTG contains:
- a CDS encoding hypothetical protein (CAZy:AA7; COG:C; EggNog:ENOG503NZDT), with translation MQSLVASLVAVASLISVVKGDTCSELRANTNIEVSAPISPTYIAEQTEYWSASCSALKPSCIIFPKSAAEVSTIISVLNTNDEHFAVKSGGHSPNNYYASVDGGPLISTQNLDHANLDPATGILDFGPGNRLDGLAQKLQGTGWTFVGGRIGNTGTGGLMLGGGLSYMSAQHGWSASSVLEYELVLPNGTITYPSATNHPSLFKALKGGGNNFGIVTNYKTQAYPQGNVWGGNLLFLRTPATDKKILQAVRDFTEYNTDDRAAVIVTAERAQVNLVDSWILFLFYDGPTPPAGTFTNFTSIGPIANTARTRTYADLMTFSNWVVLKGFQVQIGTETIPLPSTTHSVEVLEGIHAHWRNISLTTLAVPGIVASIAYQPFPKRIAAAAREKSPDLIDADPDADKLIIEMNYAFLNPLDYPLMDGKMQETYTGIRERVLSWQAEGKLPDNVDLPVFMNYGFYRQDYFGRLKPENRALAREVAEEVDPEGLFRNRTGGWKP
- a CDS encoding hypothetical protein (COG:S; EggNog:ENOG503PHCI), which translates into the protein MDFRPWNPAPDDPQPTTLTMASFPRNRHRGLSVGAGRNLERRSESCLSSLGNKDTACSGFKPVLQRSAYLDGPLSKGRGLEFERQPLWFSGLPRTHPTWWSTPAQICAPIMVGRHDPTPHLLLSSTESTQSWASRTPVQRTSHDFCYVKMKPRHEIATRQTRQEYHFWGLGGDNSSLRLLVEDPFCGSPHQRLDGGNELDTATSTGSVLFCSPPPINNAHQSQLQPTETKQFQPHQIASPAHGTSTVSWVFTMSTNAYSPQPHSPCVPSEEQGEWVWVPKTAMPSPQAGQLDYQFTTTPLFTPAFGDSSVSPSTLSADPWDSLMMTGQVDNTLFTSPSSSMINEFGTPFTGSPAEALLEDFGHVSRSDLCPEVVLPLQDFLTDDLLTPFMDATLFPAVDMNLNLNTFVPDVTTPFSHFGVALSPTSSVHESSPTFSYSPPIFDSPFPATTGASPDITSPSTPHIHSCSESNCSKTFDKVSDLKRHERKHRQPFRCELCGKGHLDKRALGRHLWAKHPEYAQQHNTRSERIRCTECDYEGRADNVARHSKRHAKKR
- a CDS encoding hypothetical protein (EggNog:ENOG503P08J; COG:Q), yielding MVSYTEILSSNALITTSTTPLRVAVFVGGTSGIGKLTIRALVATGTPIKIYLLGRKPSQSRTLPFIKELHTLNPKAEIIFTEAEVSLLADVKRVCSLISSVESKIDLLFLSAGFAPWGGQRKETAEGHEVAQALEYYSRMLFILHLLPLLDSGRVVSVLGGGMETTYFLDMEDWELKKEGNFTIWRARPQYIGMNTIMLDRLAKENPNVTFVHSLPGAVDTGNVRRGWDGKSILGWAFIRFIEGVNWLVAFSDEESGQRHLFQSTSAAFGGRGVPWSGKAGRATVGGLFLVSNKCDCTPNTKVVDQLRDKGQEKLWGHTMEILGPYL